In Planifilum fimeticola, a single window of DNA contains:
- the guaB gene encoding IMP dehydrogenase, with protein sequence MWEEKFSKEGLTFDDVLLIPAKSEVLPKDVEVSTRLGEGIRLNIPLISAGMDTVTEAPMAIAIARQGGIGIIHKNMKIEEQAEEVDRVKRSESGVITKPFYLHPEHKVYDAEALMSKYRISGVPIVDKERKLVGILTNRDMRFIRDYSTPISEVMTKENLVTAPVGTTLKEAEEILQKYKIEKLPLVDEQGVLKGLITIKDIEKATLFPDAAKDAQGRLLAGAAVGVSSDTYKRAAALVEAEVDVLVVDTAHGHSRGVLETVAELRRRYPDLCIVGGNVATAEGTRDLIEAGASVVKVGIGPGSICTTRVVAGIGVPQVTAIYDCATVARQYGVPIIADGGIRYSGDIVKAIAAGADAVMLGSLFAGTEEAPGESEIFQGRRFKVYRGMGSLGAMQAGSRDRYFQENEKKLVPEGIEGRVPYKGPLADTVFQLVGGLKAGMGYCGVKNLQELKEKTRFIRVTGASLRESHPHDVQITKEAPNYHV encoded by the coding sequence ATGTGGGAGGAAAAATTCTCCAAGGAAGGACTCACCTTTGACGACGTCTTGCTGATTCCGGCCAAGTCCGAAGTGTTGCCGAAGGATGTGGAGGTCTCCACCCGGTTGGGGGAGGGAATCCGGCTGAACATCCCTCTCATCAGCGCCGGGATGGACACGGTGACCGAAGCCCCGATGGCCATCGCCATCGCACGCCAAGGCGGGATCGGGATCATTCACAAAAACATGAAGATCGAGGAGCAGGCGGAGGAAGTGGATCGGGTGAAGCGCTCGGAGAGCGGCGTCATCACCAAGCCTTTCTACCTCCACCCCGAACACAAGGTTTACGATGCCGAAGCGCTCATGTCCAAGTACCGGATTTCCGGCGTGCCGATCGTGGACAAGGAGCGGAAGCTGGTCGGCATTTTGACCAACCGGGATATGCGGTTCATCCGCGATTATTCCACGCCCATCTCCGAGGTGATGACCAAGGAGAACCTGGTGACGGCGCCGGTGGGAACCACCCTCAAAGAGGCGGAGGAGATCCTCCAGAAGTACAAGATCGAGAAACTGCCCCTGGTGGATGAACAAGGGGTGTTGAAGGGGCTCATCACCATCAAGGACATCGAAAAGGCCACCCTCTTCCCCGATGCGGCCAAGGACGCCCAGGGACGGCTTCTGGCGGGAGCGGCCGTAGGGGTGTCCAGCGACACCTACAAGCGGGCGGCCGCCCTGGTGGAAGCGGAGGTGGATGTCCTGGTGGTGGACACCGCCCACGGCCATTCCCGAGGCGTGCTGGAGACGGTGGCCGAGCTGCGGCGGCGTTATCCGGACCTCTGCATTGTCGGGGGGAATGTGGCCACGGCGGAGGGAACCCGAGATCTGATCGAAGCGGGGGCCAGCGTGGTCAAAGTGGGAATCGGCCCCGGCTCCATCTGCACCACCCGGGTGGTGGCGGGAATCGGCGTGCCGCAGGTCACCGCCATTTACGACTGCGCCACCGTCGCCCGCCAGTACGGCGTCCCCATCATCGCCGACGGAGGGATCCGCTACTCGGGGGATATCGTGAAGGCGATCGCGGCGGGGGCCGACGCGGTGATGCTGGGAAGCCTCTTTGCCGGAACCGAGGAAGCGCCTGGGGAATCGGAGATCTTCCAGGGACGGCGGTTCAAGGTGTACCGGGGCATGGGCTCCCTCGGGGCGATGCAGGCGGGAAGCCGGGATCGTTACTTCCAGGAGAACGAGAAGAAGCTGGTTCCCGAGGGCATTGAAGGAAGGGTCCCCTACAAGGGCCCCCTGGCCGATACCGTCTTCCAGCTGGTCGGCGGCCTGAAGGCGGGCATGGGTTACTGCGGGGTGAAAAACCTGCAGGAACTGAAGGAGAAGACCCGGTTCATCCGGGTGACCGGCGCCTCTCTTCGGGAAAGCCATCCCCATGACGTGCAGATCACCAAGGAAGCGCCCAACTATCACGTCTGA
- a CDS encoding D-alanyl-D-alanine carboxypeptidase family protein yields MMILFLGFMAAPVPALAAEPFPEVRAKAHVVMEFETGLVLDARRADEPLPPASMTKMMTEYLVLEKIRSGEIGWEDRVRISARAAGIDEAQVYLVAGEEWTIRQLFEAMAVYSANDAAVALAEHLAGSEETFVKWMNEKAKELEMTNTHFRNSTGLNEASYPDPPKAEGKHVMSARDAANLARRLLLDFPEAKEIISKPRITFRGREYSNWNWMLPGMSQAYHGLDGVKTGFTNEAGYCFAGTAERDGMRLVTVVMGTGSQSARFQETRRLLDAGFENFALKSLIFEDKPVPGYMERIPVPNGVARDVAVAADRTLVLPVRKDQMKKYTFRITYTRKVVAPLTAGTPVAEVTVLYDGKKIPGVEPVRLVVRESVEEAGWVRLFFRKLGDTISGWFD; encoded by the coding sequence ATGATGATTCTTTTTCTGGGGTTCATGGCGGCTCCCGTCCCGGCTCTGGCGGCGGAACCTTTTCCGGAAGTGAGGGCCAAGGCCCACGTGGTGATGGAGTTTGAAACCGGGCTCGTGTTGGACGCCCGCCGGGCGGACGAGCCGCTTCCCCCCGCCAGCATGACCAAGATGATGACCGAGTATCTGGTGTTGGAGAAGATCCGCTCGGGGGAGATCGGATGGGAGGACCGGGTGCGCATCAGCGCCCGCGCCGCCGGCATCGATGAGGCCCAGGTTTACTTGGTCGCCGGCGAGGAGTGGACGATTCGCCAGTTGTTTGAGGCGATGGCCGTCTATTCCGCCAATGACGCCGCGGTCGCCCTGGCGGAACATCTGGCGGGCAGCGAGGAGACCTTCGTCAAATGGATGAACGAGAAGGCGAAGGAACTGGAAATGACCAACACCCACTTCCGGAACAGCACGGGATTGAACGAGGCCAGCTATCCCGACCCGCCGAAAGCGGAGGGAAAACACGTGATGTCCGCCCGGGATGCGGCGAATCTCGCCCGGCGGCTTCTCCTGGATTTTCCCGAGGCGAAGGAGATCATCTCCAAGCCCCGGATCACCTTCCGGGGGAGGGAGTATTCCAACTGGAACTGGATGCTCCCGGGGATGTCCCAGGCCTATCACGGCTTGGACGGGGTGAAGACGGGATTTACCAACGAAGCGGGATACTGCTTTGCCGGAACCGCCGAGCGGGACGGGATGCGACTCGTTACCGTGGTGATGGGGACGGGTTCCCAGAGCGCCCGCTTTCAGGAAACGCGCCGCCTTCTGGACGCAGGCTTTGAAAACTTTGCCTTGAAATCCCTGATTTTCGAGGACAAGCCCGTGCCCGGCTACATGGAAAGGATTCCCGTCCCCAACGGGGTGGCCCGTGATGTGGCCGTCGCCGCCGACCGTACCCTCGTGCTTCCCGTCCGCAAGGATCAGATGAAGAAGTACACCTTCCGCATCACTTACACCCGAAAGGTGGTCGCGCCGCTGACGGCGGGGACGCCGGTGGCGGAAGTGACGGTTCTCTATGATGGCAAGAAGATTCCCGGCGTGGAACCGGTCCGGCTGGTGGTTCGGGAATCGGTGGAAGAGGCCGGTTGGGTCCGCCTCTTTTTCCGGAAATTGGGCGATACGATCAGCGGCTGGTTCGACTGA